The Emys orbicularis isolate rEmyOrb1 chromosome 4, rEmyOrb1.hap1, whole genome shotgun sequence genomic sequence AGCCCTGGGGATCTTgagtcctgagttctattcctggttttGAGAAGAAATATTGTTGACAGTTGGCTTAATGTATTGatgtttgtaaggtgctttgagattcttTGGCGAAAGAGGCAATGGACATGGAAATAAGTATCCTAGCTCCCCAGGGCTTACAAGGTCCATTCGTGTTACAGAAGCAGAGTGCTAGGTTCCTGAGCGGttggggtagggtggggagagTAGTTCACATCTTTCTGGATGACGCTCAGTGGTATTAAGTTCCTCCATATTTCTCTGCATCTTGTCTGCTTCAGCTGGAGAGGGAGTTACTAAACTTTGAGGGTTCTGGAGAGAAAAAAGATAGACAATAGAACAGGAGGAGAAGGTGGTCTCAGTGTTCCAGGTCTTAGTGGAAAGGCCTCATTTTGATGCTCAGATAGGTATAAATATAGACTTAAATTATTTGGAGTTCTGTCCTATTCCCTTTGAAGTAAAGTGCAaaattcctactgacttcagtgagatccGACTTGAGCCAAGAAGCAGTGTTTCCTATATGGGCAAGCACCTGCATTCGTCAATCCTTGTTTTGTTGATAATAGCGTGAtttctgtttccccatctccTGTGTTTCAGGGTTCAATGTAGAAACTCTCCCTGCATATGCCAAGCGCTCCCAGCGGATGGTCATCACTGCACGTACGTGGGGCATCATCTAGCAAGGGAATTAATTTGTACTAAGCAAGTAAATTGGTGCCATGCAAAACAATAGTAGATAGATTGAAATGGCTGTTAAAGGGATTCTGTCAGGTGATGTTTGGTTGAAAATCTATGTATAGTAAAAATCAGATTTTATGGATCCTGACCAATAGACTATTTCTATGggactttattttgtttaaagtaacatttttaacaaataaaaatccCCCTTGAAGTTTTGTACCCTAAACATTGCAGAGTGGGGCTAGGGCACAACAACCAGAAGGTAAAATTGATGACAAACGAAAGAGAAATTGACTAACCTGTGGATCCACAAGTAATTCTGTGCCTGTAAATGTTGTTGACCATTCCCAAAATTTTGGGGACCTTAAAATCTTAGCTTGCGGGTACGCACTTGTATTCCGTACTCCACCAGCGCCTCTGCGTGCACCCAAAGAGTTTCTGTTCTTTTGAGGCACAGTGGAGAGGACTACTCCTGGAAGAGCAGTTTATATTAAGATTTTCTGTAACTGACAAATGATAAATGAAGGAATAGGGCACCATTTGTCAAAGTAGTTGCTACTGTTCCAGTGTTACCCCATTTCCCATGTATGGTTTTGCTGCCCACATACTTACGTGGTGGGCTGAATGCAGTTCACTGTCAATTTAAACTAATCATTGTTGCTTGGAGTGATCTAGAATGGAGTCTGAAACTGTTGCCTAGGGGAAATGGTCTGTCCCTGGTTATACTATAGATGGTCTATAGATCAAAATATCAGCTCGATTTCTGCTTACACTCCTCTTACACTGGGGATTTGGCTGAACAATGATGACTAGGTTTTTATTATTTAACTGCAGCGCCTGTAACAAATCAGCCCGTGACTCCCAAAGCTCTGACGGCTGGACAGAACAAACCCCATCCATCCCACATCCCTGGCCATTTTCCTGAGTTCCCGGATCCTCACACCTACATCAAAACTCCGGTGAGTGGAAAAGACTTTACAAAATGTCATTCATTGTCTCTTTGGCATTGCAGCGGCAGCAACTTAAGCCCTTTTAATATTGGCCTGGTACCCATTTATCTAGGACACTTTCTCATTTACTGTGAATCATCACAGTGTTGGAAGTTCACTGGGCTGTAGGTTTCTGTATTTCTGAgctctgccgctctctgcaaggCATTGTTAGTTGAGGGCTCTATGTTTCGTTGTATCATCCGCTCACCAATAGTGTCTTTAACTTGAGTTGGCTGTCCTGCATCCAGTAACTATATTACAGAGCTAGTACCTGCAAGTCCTAAGTCTGTACATCTCAttgtcctctccctccctgcccaacaGACGTACCGGGAGCCAGTTTCAGATTACCAGATACTACGGGAAAAAGCAGCGTCGCAGAGGCGTGATGTGGAAAGAGCTCTGACTCGCTTCATGGCAAAGACGGGAGAGACGCAGAGTCTCTTCAAGGATGATGTCAGCACGTTCCCATGTAAGAGCTATCTAAGATGCCCAATGCCAGATGCTAGATATAAATGATTTCTTTATCTATCTTAGGTTCTTGCATGGCACCCATGTAAAAATATCTGAGTACTACAGactctttcatgtatttatcctcacaacaaccctgtggAGTTAGGAAATactgttagccccattttacagataggggacTGAGTCTCAGGCctcccaaggtcacacgggaagtgTGGGAGAGCAtagaattgaatctgggtctcccaggtgCCAGGCTAACATCCTAAATAAAGTTCCATCCTTCCTTTCTGATGCCATGTCACCAGGGTACATCTTACATAAGAGGCATGGTCTGATCAGGATGCTGTGTGtgaggactcttgggttctaatcctggctctgtcatGGACTCACTTTGTAACTTTTAGCAAGTCgcttcccctctctgggcctgACTTACAAAAGTGCTGACCACCAGCAACTTCctgtgaagtaaatgggagttgcaGGCGCTCAGCTCTTCTGATTATCAGgttttctgtgcctcagctttcccACCTGCAAAATGAAGGTGGTAATATCCACCTCACCATAGTGCTTTGAGGTCCTCAActgaaaagtgctgtgtaagtACAAAGTATGATTATTCCAAGGGTGATCAGATCTCATACTTCAGGGCATAAGATGATTGATCCTCTTTGGGGGTCAGGAGGAATTCCTCTGTCTCGTGTACTGCATTGTTCACATGGCCAGAAGCATTAAGGAAGTTGTGCCCCTTTCTCTGAGGCATCAGGTACTGGTTGCTTTGAGGGGAAGGATAATGGACTTGATGGACCAATGTCTTGATCCAGGACAGCAGCTTCTATATTTTTTGATTCCGGATGGTGGAAATATtggcagggtgtgggggagggagagattaaACACTGTTTGGGcttttttaataatatatttgcTTCAGTGCTTCCTGATAGCAGCTGGCTTAGAAATAACACACATTTAATTGAGAAGCAAGTCTCCCAAGTTGCTAACTGTgccctcctttccccatccctagTGATTGCTGCCAGGCCTTTCACAATACCATACCTGACTGCACTTCTCCCCTCTGAGCTGGAGATGCAGCAGATGGAGGAAACAGATTCATCCGAGCAAGATGACCAGACGGACACGGAAAACCTACCCCTCCACATGAGCACGGTATGCCCAGGATCAGAAACTTGGAACTCCCCATTATGATGCtccttgggtctgattctcctgtcTTGCCCTTTGAATCATCATTGACATGCTTGGGCAGAGTGTCAAGTGTTGATTTGGGTACCATTTTACATCCCCTTTGCACCAGTATAAATGACACGCAAAATGCCATAGATCTTTGTCATGCTTCAGCTCACAGAATAGAGCCTTGTGGCAGTTAATGTGGGATCCTGAATATATGGGGGCACTTTCACTGCTACCTCAGAGGATTTCCCTGGAATCCTGTACTGTACTGATAAGCATCTACTTCCAGTAGGAAACAAGGGTCATCTCCCTCAGCGCTGCTCATTGTTTGTTATCCCTATTGATCTTGGTTGCTGTGTATCTCTTTGGTCTGCAGACTCCGTGGTTCACACCCCCTCAGCTCAGCTGGTCCTAACTtcaaatatttattgtttttactTGGCAGGATGATTCGGGAGCTGAGAAAGAGAATGCTTCAGTGCTACAGCAAAACGCATCCCTGTCCGGCAGCCGCAATGGAGAGGAGAGCCTAATAGACAATCCCTACCTCCGGCCAGTGAAAAAACCCAAGATCCGCAGGAAGAAGTGAGCTGCAGCAGGCTGACTgcatggaggaagaggaggcccACTGGCTGTCCCATGGAGGTTTCCTTTGCTGCTATGAGTGGCGCAGGACAAAGAGGGGAGATACTGCTGGTGGAGTGGCTGAAGCAGAGGGATGACCTCCTGTACGTACCAAACTACActcttcctcccccttcctccccatccccccactggCTTGGCATGGTCAGTAGGGAAGGGGTATGGAAACCACCAGTCCTCGCACTGGAATCAGGCCATCTACTCCAGAGAAGACTGAGTTGCAGCTGTGACATTCCTCCTCTTCATGGGATGGATTTATTCTGTAAGGAGGAGGCACACAGAAGGGTTTTCACTGCTTACCACTTCCCAGTGGACTGTGCAGAATGCAAGAATCTATGTGCTTCCACAGGCAGGTGGAGTCCTCGTCTAGACTCAAAGAAAGACTTGTCCATTCCACTCTGCCTGTTTGCATTGGTGTGCACAGGATTCGCACCATGGTCCCTTGTTAGCTCTGATCTCTATTTGAACCAGAGATTGGCTTGAGCTGCTGCGCAGAGCTCCATATCTTaaacttccctggagtttgaggTTGTCCAGAGCTAGTGGTCCTGCCATGGAATCCAGACCcgatccaaactttcccaaagttgcTGAATAGTCAGAGTTgttggtgttttggtttggtctaAATCCCATTGTTCAGGAGCAATGGGCAGGGTTATGCATGTGTATCAGGGTCATGAGGGAGACTGCCCAAGTACACCACTTATTCTAGTGTTTAAATGTGGAGGTGCAGAAAATGTTCACACtattttttaaagtgcatttatAGTCAGcccttcttactcaacagatctgtCAGAATGGTTCCCTCTTAATCAATAGATCAGCTTCTTGTATGTCTTTGTCTTATTGGTGCATTTCTCTGGCAAAAGTGCAAGATTTTTACACCTGGTAGCCATAGTGTTGGATTTCTCTCTGCTTTGCACAGCATCAGCTAAATTCACTTTGCAGAGGCTTTATTCTTGAGGCGAGTATACAGTAAGAGGCAGAAGAATCCCTGGTGGGTTTTCAGTTCCCAAACTTTGTTTATAATgttggcagtttaaaaaaaacccaaaacaaatcaACTTTTATCTGGTAAACTGAGTGCATCTGGTGTGTCACTTAAGGGGAGAGGAATACATACAGAGCTCCAGAATGCCATTCTTTTCTGACTACAGCTGCACTTAAAAGCAGTAAGCATGCTGTTTATATCGCTCCAGTTAGAGAATATTTTCCAGCTGTCTGAACGGCAAGATCTAACAGCTGCTTCAGGCTCTCTTTCGATTCTGTTTGGTTTCAGTGTAATACAGGTCCCCTGAGAGTCTGCCAGCTGTTTGAAACCCACTGTGCTATAGGTTTTGGAATACGGAATGAGAATCAATTGACGGACTGTCCTTATGGCCAGTATTATGGTCCGTTTTCTCCTGCGGAAATACAGGGCTTTTATTCACTGGAAAGTCTCCTTTTCTTCAACAGTCAAAAAAACACTGCTCGTTCTAGCATGACCTAGGGGTGGTATAAGCCTTCACTCAAGCCTGGATCCTGAGGCCCTTACTTAACTTTCACTCAGCCTTTATTCGGGCAAAACACTGGTTGACTTCAACAGTTTTCCTTGAGTAAGGATGAGTAAAACCTGAGTAGAGAGACTCCATACTGCAAATGCCTGTGTAAATACATGGACCCAACCAGGGATTGCCCCTAATACCAAATAGCTTTCTCTGACTGCTAGTGCTAAATGAAAAGATGCCTTcctgaaaatattaaacagtaGCAGAGATTTCATGGCAGATGAAAACATTGCACCCATAGCGGTTGCAGAGGTCAGACTATCAATTGCAAATGGCTCGACCGCTCCAGACTCCCGTATTAAACACTATTATCATTGGAAGCGGGGAAGGTTCTGCTCTCAAGCACGTGTATACAAATTTAGCTAACCCACTACCCCTCCCGAAATTGGGCTGCCCGAGAAAGAAAAGTAGGCAGCAAGTTGATggtttaaagcattttttaaattaatttttggaaaaatagaaatgaaacacTTTAGAGCTATTGAAACTGAAGGCGAAATCGatcagatcttttttttttcaaaaggcatATGTGGAAAAGATCCTGAGATGAAAAGTATCAAAATCTCATTCCCTTTCCACCTCAGTAAACCAGCTCTTTAAGCTCTCTATCTCTGCAATGAAATTGGGCGTGCTCAGCCCTTTCTGTCACTCCACTAACATCCAGCTTACTGCGCATTTGGGCAAGGAACCAGAAGCCTATGGGAAATATCAGTATCTTGGTGCCCTACCTCCCTTTCTCTGTCCGTGCACACTGCGGTTTATACAGTTGCCCTTTCACCTATCACTCTCCAGCTACCCAGAAATAAATCCCTTTGTCTTCCATTCTCTTCTCTCGGTACTAGCTGGTTTGATGATTCCTGGAACAATTCATCATGCTGCCTCATGAGACTGTGATCAGGAAGCAatgccccctgcaggctggcAGCATTGCCCAGGTGAGAGGGTAGGGTGCTGTTCTCTTATGCTTCAATACTTTACCCACTGGaagaagtctcattgacttcccaGCTGAAGGACAAGTGTGGCATGGGCAGGTGCTAGGGGGGAGTAATCACAACAACCTCTTCACTCAAGCCAATTCTTGTGCTGAGACCCTGCTTTCAGAAGGCAAGGGCTCTGCGTGCTGTGGCTGAGATGATGGAGCGAAGAAGTGTCCGTGCTTGGATGTGCCTTGTTTTTCTGCTAGAATCCTCCTCCCTTCAGAAGACAATCTTGGCCAAAGCAGTAGCTGTTGTAGTTAATGGTGATGTCACATCCCTCCCATGTCTAAGCGGTTGAGGGTCAAAAGTGGTTGCTAAAGGGAGATTCTAAAGGCAGGCTCCGGCTTTTGCAATGTGTGGGTTTCATTCTGTATCATCCAAGTCAGTGGGatatttgccattgacttcatcaggagcagaattggggcctaaatgccACCAGTACCATCATGTAAAATACCTTTTTCCCTGAGGTAGAATTGTTCCATCGAGGGAGACTCAGAATCCAGCCAGAAGCTCTTAAACGTTATCCCTAGCGAAAGAGCCCTGCACGTGCCATTGTCAAGCCTGCCAGTGCATTTGTTGTATAGAAGAATGTATGTACATACAGACATTGTATAtttataaatttatatttttgtttggtCATTTTGGATTAGGCTTTTTTGATGATAAAAACCTGAGTTGGACAAAAGTAgagtgaaaataattatttttaagttcATAATAAAAGAAGTTCTGTCTCTAATAGCAGCGAGTCACTGTTGACGTGTGAACCTTGGATGCACTTGAATGGGATGGATTGAATGTCTGTCCAGTGATTAACGGCTTCCCTTGGTTGTTTGTATTCAGCCTCTTCCTCCGTGTTCTGGAATCAGAACCCCACCATCCAGGCCAGCCCTGGAATTTTGCCACGTTTCTGAGCTGGAGAGCAATGTGTGGTGCTGAAGACTATCCCTGCTGTCATTGCACTAGCATGGACTGCATCTGGGGTCTGGTACCTCAATGCATTATTCCAGTTTTACCCTGATCTAGCTCCGTTGCTTTCATTGGAGTTGCAAAAAAAGCcctggcccctgcagctccttgggTGACTCACAGAAGAGCGTGAAAGGATCTTGTGCTCCTGGGTGAGCGGAAGACCGCACGTGAATGCAACTGAGATTCAGTGCTAGGCATAGCTCTCTGCACTGAGAAGCAGGGAGTCTTAAACTCCATGTGCAACTGCTCCTTTCCTCACAACAGCACCGGGTAAATGGTTGAGGAGAAaacgggcatgtctacactgaccGAAGGTTAAGACTGATCCCCATCACCAAGAGTGTTAATATGGTGCTTAGCTATACACTCCCCTCTTAGCCCCACTTATAGTATGAGGCAGGGTAACCATGGCCAAGCTGCACTATGTCATTCCTGCAGGATTTCTGTCCCCTGTGCTCCCTGTCCTGCTCATAACTTGAGGCACTGTGCACGTGACCTAGGTGCGGCATTGTGCCCTAAATTAATCCTACTTTATGTAACTCAAAGCTGTGGGCTGTTGTTAGTCTGGACTGAAATTTGCTCAAGTTTTTGTAAATCGTTGCACTCCTTTCCAATGGGTTTCATTTCTCCTCTCTCCTGAGAGAGGGATGGGGAGTAGAAGAACGGGAAAGCCCTTCCTCTTTTCTAATTTGCCAAGCACACACACAATTTGCCTCGTCCATAAATATGCATGCAATGTTTGGTTTGTTCCCAAGGCCAACCGCTACCATTGTTGTGAGCTGGGAGGTCATTCTGGGTCTCAGGATACAAATGAGCACATCAGATGTCCTGATCTGGAATCACTACATCCGACCCTGCCAGAAGACGTAGTTCTTAAACGACAGGAATGGGGACCCGTTATATTtgaataatacctagctcttatacagcactttccaTGTGTAGatttcacagcactttacaaaggaaatccgtgtcattatccccactttacatatggggaaactgaggcacagtgcgaggaagtgacttgcacaaagtCACCCCacaggctagtggcagagccaggaacaaaacccagatctcctgagtcccagtccagtgctctagctgCGAGGCCACACTGTCTCCTTTGGAAGGCCATACCAGGAAGGCAACGGGGAACAGGCAGCTTTATCCTACTGCACCTGTGTAGTCAGGAAGAGTCACAAGGGATGAAGAGGCAAAGCCTTGAGTTTAATCACCCCATAACCGCTCACTCTTTCTAGCAAGATTCACTGCATTTTGTCCTTGGAGCTTTGTCAGGTGGGATATAAAGTACCACCACCATCAGATCTGATTAAACTTTTATGTAACCATTTGATTCTCCCTTGTCTTTCCTTTGTCCCAGAGTTTATGGCCACGGCATTAATCTGCAGATAGAGACTTGGCTGGTGTCCTGTTCCTGGTAATGGGCTCCCTGGCTCTAAAGCCCGTTCTCAGTGGGATCAGAACTGGGGGTGTCACTCATAAGAATTAGGAGTGAAAATGATAGTGCTATTGTCCAGTTAGGACATCTTTTCTTTCCAGGTTCACTGACGTGGTTACCCCACCAGGTAACCGTAAAAGCATCGACTTAGGGATTGCCTACCTTCCTAAATCTGAGTTCGATGGGAGTGACATGGACTTTGAATACCTAGATCCTAGGGGCAGCCCACCCGAGGACAAGCATTGCTTCGCCATCTTGATTCAGGTGAGAAACCAATGTGCTAGCCCACACCTCCCTCCTGCAAAGTGCTCCCAGCCAGAAAGGAATTTGAGCACACGCTTAACCTTTAGCATGTATTAGCCCCACTGCCATCAATAAGCGCTGTGGAGGCTCAGCATCTCTCCAACCCTGCTCTGTGACAAAGTGACTAGCTGTCTGTGCAGACTATTGAGAGAATGCTATGCACTGAATGCCTGCATGTGCTGCTCGTCAGCACTGGAACAAACTAGCACAGCTGCTACTAGCCCATTCGTTGTAGCACTGAGGAAAGCAAATGACCTTCCAACAAGAGTGACCACTGTCCTTATTTCCCCCCTTAGGAAATGCTGGAAGCCTTTATGGCTGAGGCTGCAAGCACTGGATGCCGGAGGCCGTTGATCACAGCAGCTGTGTTGACTGGCAAAGGGACTATTGATGCTGCACGTGAAAGAGCTGAGATAAGGAAGGAAGTATCATGATTCTCCTACGGGGAgaatagtcctactgaagtcccatgctgactattccttataaccctattatcctctggCTACTTACAAACTGATGGTTTAATAAttggttccagtatctttccagggatcaaagttaggctgacaggtctgtaattccccaggtccttgaGATGAATCATTTAGACTTTCTCGTTTTGCTTCAACAAGagtaaaaacatttcattttgacttcatCATTTCAATTTGTTTCATTTAGACTTCTCTGAGTGCAAAGTGTTCTCATGAATTGGTTATCATTTAGATCATGTAGCACTGTGGGTAGCCTTAGGAACTGGTCCCAAGTCAAGTACTGGAGACTAGTTGAGGACTTTAGGATGCTAGAAAAGGCCTATGGAAGTGTAATGAGTGCATCCGAGCTTAAGGCTTAGTTTTCTGAAACATACCAAAATACCAGAGAGCGACCCTCTGTGTATTGAGCAGGTGGCCCAAGAGATTCTTGAGGCTGGAGGAGAGAAAGACACAGTATTTCACTCTGACGTGCAAGACAGGATTTTACAAGATGGTATGAATCCCTGCCAACCACACTCAGAAGCAAGGGTATTGGTATTTCCTGCGCATAACTCTTGGATGAAGTGAGATCTATTGAGCTGGATTGCTTGGAGAAGAAGAGGAAACGTTGGCAAGAGAAAGAAGAGATGCTCGCCTTTCATAAAAGCTTACCTTCGGCTGGTGGAGGAACTGGACAGAACATCCAATACTGGGGAGCGCACTCTCTGTCATGGCAGTTTAATTCTTTAAGGCCCTGAAAAGACAGCTCTGGCCAGTGGTTCAGCACAGAAGTAGGCCGAGGTGCAGGAAAAGGGGGAGTATATTAGAGGTATGCATAATCTAGCTCTCCCAACCTGTTACGCAGGCAGCGATGGATAGCTGCTCAACAGCCTTGACTTACTTTAGCGATTAGTCTATCTCCAGGCCATTTGTCACTCTCTGAAGGTTaattgtgttgggttttttgcaCCTGGCATGCTTAGGTCTTATCAGGGGGCCTCTCTTGGCACATCTTGTATCCACCCCCTTGTGTCTATCCCTCTCGGTCCTTCTCTTTTCGTGTGTTGCCAATATAGCCTGGGTGACAAGGGGATTAATGTTTCTGAGGAGGTCAGTGCCACTGAAGTTATGTAAGTTCACTGCGTCCCAGCCAACCAAGCTAGAAAACTGAGAAGCAAGACAGGCCCTTGCTGAAAGCTAGATGCTTGGGTTGACATGCAgactccactgaaggcaatgggagttttgcttgggacttcagtggggccaggatttcccttGGGTGTCTGAACTGGCTGTTAATGGATAAACAAGTTAGATGAAATGCGAGATGGGGGGAAAATAAGTAAATTGGGCCAGATCCAGTGTCCTAatgcactcccattgactttaacgggagcattcccactaacttcagtggccGTAGGTTCAGACTCACAGAGGTCCAGATTCTCCCCTGTTTTGGGGCTCCTTTGAGCCAGAAAGCTGCCATAGCTAGCCGTGGCAGGATCATCCCAGTGTAGGGTTATTCTCCAATGTCTCAAGGCCAGCGTAGCAATCCCTATGCGTCCTCTCGTCTCTGTGTCTGGCACAGAGGGCCCGGC encodes the following:
- the TAF8 gene encoding transcription initiation factor TFIID subunit 8; this encodes MADTVSSGSGTRSGSKHSTTPADNYYLARRRTLQVVVSSLLTEAGFESAEKAAVETLTEMLQSYVSEIGRSAKSYCEHTARTQPTLSDIVVTLVEMGFNVETLPAYAKRSQRMVITAPPVTNQPVTPKALTAGQNKPHPSHIPGHFPEFPDPHTYIKTPTYREPVSDYQILREKAASQRRDVERALTRFMAKTGETQSLFKDDVSTFPLIAARPFTIPYLTALLPSELEMQQMEETDSSEQDDQTDTENLPLHMSTDDSGAEKENASVLQQNASLSGSRNGEESLIDNPYLRPVKKPKIRRKK